Proteins from a genomic interval of Etheostoma spectabile isolate EspeVRDwgs_2016 unplaced genomic scaffold, UIUC_Espe_1.0 scaffold00001302, whole genome shotgun sequence:
- the LOC116674942 gene encoding metabotropic glutamate receptor 4 yields MCLWWENTGVPDEKHGENMETPHRRAQNNLESKPEASYLFGISKVCVKEEARPKGWGEGLKPNGHLMDSTVGERLRQQQIKLREQDYHERIGKDSSYEQEGKVQFVIDAVYSMAHALHNMHKDLCPGKVGLCSKMDTINGTLLLKYIRNVNFTGIAGTPVVFNVNGDAPGRYEIYQYQIINNTTEYKIIGHWTDQLHLDTNEMQWPGESQEVPSSICSQPCRPGQRKKTVKGIPCCWHCENCDGYQYQADTYTCKMCRFDLRPNANHTGCDAIPIVKLEWSSPWAVIPVLIAVLGIMATVFVVATFIRYNDTPIVKASGRELSYVLLTGIFLCYATTFLMISTPDVVICSLRRIFLGLGMSISYAALLTKTNRIYRIFEQGKMSVSAPRFISPASQLVITFSLISVQLLGVCIWFGVDPSQAIIDYEDQRTANPKMARGVLKCDISDLSLICLLGYSMLLMVTCTVYAIKTRGVPETFNEAKPIGFTMYTTCIVWLAFIPIFFGTSQSAEKMYIQTTTLTISVSLSASVSLGMLYMPKVYVVLFHPEQNVPKRKRSLKAVVTAATMSNKFNPKGGLRPNGEAKSELCESLETQDCVEGGEPCEGL; encoded by the exons ATGTGTTTATGGTGGGAGAATACCGGAGTACCCGATGagaaacacggggagaacatggaAACTCCACACAGACGGGCCCAGAACAACCTGGAGTCCAAGCCAGAAGCTTCTtact TGTTTGGCAtttcaaaagtgtgtgtgaaagaggagGCGCGGCCCAAAGGCTGGGGGGAGGGTCTGAAACCGAACGGACACCTAATGGACAGCACTGTTGGGGAACGACTACGGCAACAACAGATCAAGTTGAGGGAGCAGGATT atCATGAGCGGATCGGGAAAGACTCATCCTACGAACAAGAAGGGAAGGTTCAGTTTGTGATAGACGCAGTTTATTCCATGGCTCATGCTCTACATAACATGCACAAGGATCTCTGCCCTGGAAAAGTTGGCCTCTGCTCCAAGATGGATACCATCAATGGCACACTGCTGCTCAAGTACATTCGCAATGTCAACTTCACAG GAATTGCTGGCACCCCGGTGGTCTTCAACGTGAATGGAGATGCTCCTGGTCGCTATGAAATCTACCAATACCAGATCATAAATAACACCACAGAATACAAGATCATTGGCCACTGGACAGATCAGCTCCACTTAGAC ACCAATGAGATGCAGTGGCCTGGTGAATCACAAGAAGTCCCGTCCTCTATATGCAGCCAACCCTGTCGTCCTGGGCAGCGCAAGAAGACCGTGAAGGGAATTCCATGTTGTTGGCACTGTGAGAATTGTGATGGTTACCAGTATCAGGCAGACACTTACACCTGCAAGATGTGCCGCTTTGATTTGCGGCCGAATGCCAACCACACTGGCTGCGATGCCATTCCCATTGTCAAGCTTGAGTGGAGCTCCCCATGGGCAGTCATCCCTGTCCTTATTGCTGTACTGGGCATCATGGCTACAGTGTTTGTGGTCGCCACGTTTATACGCTACAATGACACACCCATTGTTAAGGCATCAGGCCGAGAACTGAGCTATGTGCTGCTGACAGGAATCTTTCTCTGCTATGCTACAACATTCCTTATGATCTCCACTCCTGATGTGGTTATATGCTCCCTGCGAAGGATTTTCCTGGGCCTGGGAATGAGTATAAGCTATGCAGCACTGCTGACCAAGACCAATCGGATCTACAGGATTTTTGAGCAGGGCAAGATGTCGGTCAGTGCCCCTCGATTCATCTCCCCAGCCTCCCAGTTGGTCATCACATTCAGCCTGATATCCGTGCAGCTGCTGGGAGTGTGCATCTGGTTTGGTGTTGACCCATCACAAGCCATCATCGACTATGAGGATCAGCGCACAGCTAATCCTAAAATGGCCCGTGGTGTTCTGAAATGTGATATATCAGAcctctctctcatctgtctGCTGGGTTACAGCATGCTCTTGATGGTCACGTGCACAGTTTACGCAATCAAGACCAGAGGGGTTCCGGAGACATTCAACGAGGCCAAGCCCATCGGCTTCACCATGTACACCACCTGCATCGTATGGCTTGCCTTCATCCCCATCTTCTTTGGGACCTCACAATCAGCAGAAAAG ATGTATATCCAGACCACAACCCTGACCATCTCCGTAAGCCTCAGTGCATCGGTCTCTCTGGGAATGCTCTACATGCCTAAGGTCTACGTGGTGCTCTTCCATCCAGAGCAGAATGTACCCAAGCGCAAGCGCAGCCTGAAGGCTGTGGTCACTGCAGCCACCATGTCCAACAAGTTCAACCCCAAAGGTGGCTTGAGGCCCAATGGAGAGGCCAAGTCTGAACTCTGTGAAAGTCTTGAAACACAAG ACTGTGTTGAGGGAGGGGAGCCTTGTGAGGGACTTTAG